In Dromiciops gliroides isolate mDroGli1 chromosome X, mDroGli1.pri, whole genome shotgun sequence, the genomic window GGAAAGTTGGATCCCTTGAGCTGGAAAGATCCCAGTCTGAAGTCCAGGGTGGGGAGTGGCATGTGGAAGTGGCCAGACCCACACCTGGGGATTTCAGCCCCATGGCAGCAGCAGGAAATGAGAAGGCCCTGTGATCCTTCTTGTCTGGGCCAGGCTCTGAAATGCTGTTGGTGTGCATTGCGGGGACCAACTTGCAAAGTCACTCAGGCCCAAAGGGAATGAAAGGACCCAGGGCAGGGCTGCTGCAGGGTTGGGGAGCCCATGGCTCCCATCCCTTTGGAGAGCTTTCCTGTTCTGTGTTGTGGGCCATTCTGGGGAGGGGGCCAGCCTGGGACCTCACTTCTGTGGCTAATCTCTGCCTCATTGGTGCTGAGAGAGGGCTCAGGGGGCTTGTGACTCCTTTGTCAACATCTGCCATTGCCCCGTAAGCCTTGTGGCAGGCAGCATGTCAAGATTGACAGGATTCATTGTGgcctatgtgctaggcatgggCTGAGCATTTCTGGGGCCCAAGGGCCATGGTGCGGAATCCCTCTCTCTTCACAGGGGCCTGACTGCCTGTGCCCAAGGGCCGATCTGTTTGGTGCTTGATGACTGGGTTTGGGGGCTGGCCCTGGTTGGCTTTCTCCTGGCTTCACTGTTGAGCACAGTGGGCCTGGGGGGAGGCAGTGGCTGCTAAATGTAATTCAGAGTGGGCTTCAGCTCTTGGGTTGCCAGGCTGCTGATCTGCCCACAGTGGATCCCAGCTCCCTCCTGAAGGCTTGCTTGCCTTGAGAAGCTTCCCACGTATATTCTGTGCTGGCATGTGGGGCTGTGTGAGGTCCTGTGAGCTGGGCAGCCTCTGACCTACCCCCCTCAACCCCCCATGTATACACAGGGCATCACTGAGGCAGAGCGGGAAGCCTTTGAACTGCTCCCTGATGATGAGCGCCAGTGTGCCAAGTGTAAGACAACATGCTTCCTTTCTGCGTTGGCCTGTTATGATTGCCCTGATGGGCTCGTCTGCCTCTCCCACATCGATGACCTCTGCAAATGCCCTACCAGCAAGCAGTATCTAAGGTGAAGGGGCACTGGCCAGGCACATTGGCTGCTGGGCCCAGGGAGACGAGAGCAGTGGGCATGGAGGCAGTCAGGAAGGACTtggctgggtggccctgggcaagtaacttctgcctcagtttcctcaactgtaacctgcctcccagggttgttgtgaggatccaaggaGACTGCATGGAGAAGGGCTGTTGTCTGTCATATGTACCTACAGAGTAGTGGGGTAGGGTCAGGCAGAGGGGAAGGCCTCAAGTTTGAGGACGGGTTAGCAGAGGGAAGGTCTTAATGGGGCcctagggaaggagaagggggttGCTGCCAGTGGAGCTGCACTGGACAAGGCCGGGCTGCAAGACAGAAACAGGAGGGGGCATCTGGGGAAGGCCACACTCTTCCTGCAGATACCGCTACACATTGGATGAGTTACCAGCCATGCTGCACAAACTGAAGGTGCGGGCCGAGTCCTTCGATACCTGGGCTAGCCAAGTGCGCACTGCCCTGGAACTGGAGGATGGGCGGAAGCGCAGTAAGTGGGAGGTGGCTGGAGTCCGGGGGCGGGGTGGCGGGGCACAGCTGGCTCAGGGGAGCCACAAGCTCACAGGCCAGCCCTCTTCCCAGGCCTGGAGGAACTCAGGGCTCTGGAGTCTGAGGCCCGGGAGCGCCGCTTCCCCCACAGTGAGCTCCTGCAGCGGCTGAAGGACTGCCTCCGCCAGGCTGACGCCTGTGTCTCTCGGGCCCTGAGGCTGGTCAGCAGTCAGGAGCCAGGGGGTGGGGAGCACCGGGGCCCCAGGGCAGCACCGCCCCAGCTGACCCTGGAGGAGCTCCGGGAGTTCATTGAGGAGATGAGCAGCCTGCCTTGTGCCATGCACCAGATCGGGGAAGTCAAGGTGAGGAGGGAACCTGAAGGCAGctgtggggagggcagggcagggcaggctGGGCAAGCagcccctcctttcctccctcctccccccccccttctctccccttccttttcaaaCACAGGGCATCCTGGAGCAGGTAGAGGCTTTCCGGGCCCAGGCTCAGACAGCTCTGGCCTCCCTGCCAGCCAGCCTGAGCCACTTACCAGGCCTGCTGGACCAGGCTCAGCACCTGGGCGTGGAGGTGCCTGAGACCGAGCAGCTGAAGCTGCAGGTGCAGCAAGCCCATTGGCTGGATGAGGTGAAGAGGGCCTTGGCGCCCCCAGCCCAGCGGGGCACCTTGGCGGTCATGCGGGGACTGCTGGCGTCAGGGGCCGATGTGGCACCCAGCCCTGCTGTGGACAAAGCCCGGGCTGAATTACAGGAGCTACTTGCCATTGCTGAGCGCTGGGAGGAGAAGGCCCATCTCTGTCTGGAGGCCAGGTGCTCCCTCACCCCAGCCTTCCCAGGGTTCCCCATCACTGTGGAAGGCCAATGCTCCCCTGACCACCTCCTGCTTTCCCTAGCCTTGTTCTGGGCTCCAGGCCTCTCCTGACTCGCAGCTCACACACTTGcttcctccccagcccccatGCACCAGGGCCTTTACACCTTCCACCTTCACAACTCATCTTTCTCTGGTAGGCAAAAACACCCTCCTGCCACCCTCGAGGCCATAATCCGAGAGGCCGAGAACCTCCCTGTGCACCTACCCAACATCCTTGCCCTGAAAGAGGCCCTGGGCAAGGCCAGGGCCTGGATTGCAGATGTGGATGAGATCCAGGTGAGGCTTGGGGgcacttctcttcccccccccccatttctggcctgttctttttttttttttaatttgctgggcaatgggggttaagtgacttgcccagggtcacacagctagtaagtgttaagtgtctgaagctgtcctcctgaatccagggccggtgctctatccactgtgccacctagctgcccctggcctatTCTCTTTAGGGAGACGTAGGGGAGAAGTGAAGTGAAAGAAGGCAGGGCACTGGCCAGTGTACCTCTGGCCCTGGGGTGTGGGGCTTCCCGGAGTGGGCAggtccttctccctcctcctcagaaCGGTGATCACTACCCGTGCCTGGATGACTTGGAGGGCCTGGTGGCTGTCGGCCGTGACCTGCCCGTGAGCCTTGAAGAACTGAGACAGCTAGAGTTGCAGGTGCTGACAGCCCACTCATGGCGAGAGAAGGCTTCCAAGACCTTCCTCAAGAAAAACTCCTGTTACACTCTGCTTGAGGTGAGGCACGGGCCctgttcccttcttcccccacaaCAGGCAGCCCCTCCTGTTGGGCCTCACTTTGGTTTGTGCCGCCTGCCCAGGTGCTGTGTCCATGTGCAGATGCTGGTTCAGAGAGCATGAAGAGGGACCgctggaagagggaaaaggagctgGGCCTCTACAGATCAGATACGGAGCTTCTGGGACTATCTGCCCAGGACCTCAGAGACCCTGGCTCTGtggtgaggaggagggggagggcacCCAGGTCAACATGTCTGCTTTTCTTCTTGGTGATTCCCACTAGCGGGGGGTGGGGCCAGATGACGGATGGAGGGGCTGGCTCTGCCTTCTGAAGTGctctccatctttttccctggGGCCCAGATCCTGGCCTTCAAGGAGGGCGAGCAAAAAGAGAAGGAGGGCATCTTACATCTGCGCCGTGCCAACGCAGCCAAGCCCTGCCCGTCAGCTCTCCAGGTCACTGGACCTCCCTCTCCTGAGTCCCCGTCTTGTGTGTGTGGCCAGGCGCCAGTGGGTGAGGGGGCCCTGCAATGTGACCTGTGCAGAGACTGGTTCCACGGCTGTTGTGTGTCAGCCCCTCGCCTCAGTGGGTTCCGGCCCCTGAGCCCGCCTGGCCCGGCCCCCCTGGCCTGGTGGGAGTGGGACACGAAATTCCTCTGCCCACTCTGCATGCGCTCCCGGCGACCTCGCCTGGAGACCATCCTGGCCCTCCTGGTGGCCCTGCAGAAGCTGCCAGTTCGTCTGCCTGAGGGCGAGGCGCTCCAGTGCCTGACAGAGCGGGCCATTGGTTGGCAGGGCAGGGCCCGCCGGGCCCTGGCATCCAGGGATGTGTCGGCGCTGCTTGGTCGTCTGGCCGAGCTCCGGCAGCGACTGCACAGATCCCCGGCTGCCCCTCGACCCCAACTTTCCACCCTGGCCCCAGCCCCCCTCAGGGAGAGCAGAGGCAGtggcagcaacagcaacagcggcagcggcagcagtggcagcagcaacagcagtgaGCTTCAGGTGAGGCCCTCGGGATGGGGAGAGGGCCACAAGAGGCAGTGGGGAGGCCATGGCGCTCTCTCACTCCCTGCTTTCCCCTTCACTGTGTCGGCCTCAGGCGGCTCTGGAGAACGGAGACGGCATGAAGAACCTGGAGAAGGCCAACCCCGGTGTGGGTTCAGGTAGGAGTTTCTGGGGTTGGGTGACAAGAGGGGATGGGGGGCCTGGGGGGACCAGTAGCAGGGAGCTCACCCTAGGGGTGAGCTTTTGCCATGACCTCTCTGCAGACTTGGAGCTGCTGTCCTCACTGCTGCCACGGCTGGAAGGGCCTGTGCTTGAGCTGCCCGAGGCGGCCCGTGCCCCCCTGGAGGAGCTGATGATGGAGGGTGATCTGCTCGAGGTGACCTTGGATGAGAACCACAGCATCTGGCAGCTGTTGCAGGCCGGCCGCCCCCCAGACCTGCCCCGGCTGCGCACTCTCATTGAGGTGAGGGCTAGAGGGCTGGGGAGTTTGGGGAAGCTGGGCTGTCTGAGGCCACCAACCCACGCCCACTGCTTGTCCCATCCGCAGCTGGAAAAGGTGGAGAGGCAAGGCATTCGAGGGCGGAGCCGGGCTCCTGAGAAGCGGCGGCGGCGGAAGGGGGAGCGCACCAGCGGGGAGTGCACAGAGGTGACCAGGGAGGAGCTGGAGCCAAAGAGAGCCCGGGGCCCAGTGCCCACTGAGGCAGAGGAGgtgctggaggaggaggaggaggaggaaggggaggctgAGGGGACCAGAGCCAGGGATGAGGACCTTCCCCCTGCTGGCAGCCTACGGAGTCCCAGCCCTCCCCTGAGCCAGAACAGGCCAGAGGTGAGGCCAGGGAGCCAGGGGGGTGGGCCCTCCGCCTGCCCCTCTACCATCTGCCCCCTGCCCACCTCCCCCCATCACTCAGAACAACAGCAGTTGTGACAGTTTGAAGCTGTACGTGTGCACAGTCCCATGTCCCTGCAGCCCTGccttgggaaagggagagagaactgGGGGTCGGGGCTAGGGCGTCTATCAACTCTGCCTGCCTGGGCACTCCTCAGAACCCAGAGGTGAGGGCTGGCCTTTAAGGGTCTTTGAGCCCTCTCCTCGGGCCCCAACCACCCCCCAGGGGCCTCCTACCAGCATTCATTCCCTCGGATGGGCAGGCCTGTGGTCTGCCCCCTCCTGTCTTCCTCTGGCCCCAGCCAGCACCATTCCGGGAGTGGGGGGCTGAGAGGGGAAGGATAGGTGTCTGGGGACATGGGGTTCTTGGCCCCTTCTCTGGGCTAGGCTTCCACTAACCCTCTGCTCCCTGCCCTTCTCCTGTCTACTCCCCACCCAAGGGTGAAGAGGAGAGGGGCACGAGCCCTTGGTTAGCAGACCctcatggttttctttttcattaaatttggGAGGTTTGaaagaaagcttctttggtgctGCTCCCGCAGGCCTTGAGAGCCTGCCCCTCTGAACCCCGTGCCCTGGGATGATGTTgtaaggggaaaagggatggTGGCGTCCATTCATTGGGAGGAAGAAACGAAAGAACTGCTCCtcccccacaaaacaaagcaaaccaacAGGAAACGTGTCGTTCCCGCAGTTgcctcttttaattttattttattattttcctcttgttAGAAATAAAACTGTTAGCAATGGTTTTTGGAAAGTGGACTCTGCCCTAGCCTTTCCTTTTCTGGCCCTTTGGGGTGGGGCCGGTCAGGGAAAGAGCCCCTTTGGTCACACCCTGGGAGGTGAGGGCCTTCCTTTTCCTGTCTGGATGAAAAGAAGGGAAGCCTGGGCAGGCTGGGGGCGGTTCACCTCACTGTACTGTGGGTGAATGAGCCAGAAGGGAGAGGATGAAGACCGACCTGCAGCCTCATCTGTGCCCAGGGCAGGGGCAGGATTGAAATTCCAGGAATAGCCAACCCTGTGTTCAGTCCTGGGCCAGGAGCTAGAGGTGTACACAAAGGTCAGACTGGACCCctgaccttcccccccccccccccaaagaagtgGGCCACAGCAGGTAGGAATGAGGCCTACTTGCtgctgcctccccctccctccccggcTCCCAGTACCTTCCCCACCCTAGGCCTCCTAATGGCTGAACTGAGGGCCAGGAAGGCTGGCAGAGATGAGCCCAGGGCCCAGAAGCTGGCCACCACATAACACAAGCAGGAAGTAGGGTGCACCCACATGAGACCCACCCCTGAGGCATGGATTGGAGTATTCACCACACCACTGACTATGCCAGCTCAGCCCTCACCTGCCCTCGGTCTGCTTCATAAATCTTGGGTGGTCAACACAGGCCACCTGCCCCCCCAAGGGTTGGACCCCACCTCAAAGGCCTCCTTTCCTAGGAAGCCTCTGTTTTGGGCTCGAGTCCATCTCCCTTGTACCCAGCGGCCTCCTGCTTCTTAAGCCACCTGGGAGCAAGGGGGAGGACATTCCATTTTTGGAGGGCCCCAAGCCCCTCGTGCTCATTAACACCTGTGGGAGCTTCCATCTCTGATTGAACATTCAGAGCAATGACCCCTCAGCTGCAAAAGGTGGGGCTGAGGTGAACCAAGAAGCAACCACAAGGTTgtgggtgagagaggagctcagggGACCAGAAAGACGCCCTGCTGCCAAGTTGGTACAGCTGGAGGAAATGGCATTAGAAGCTTGCCCATGATTGTAGGAAGCATCCAGGCAGACCCAGAGAATATTCAGGAGCACCCCATAGGGCCATAAAGAAAAaccttagaaaagttaaatatagtAGATCtcttgagaaaactgaatgggaacagaaaggaatatacttttttttctctgctgcacatggcaccttcacaaaaattgatcacgtggtagggcataaaaaccttacaaacaaatgcagaatcgcagaaatattgcaataaaaattacatgaaagTGTAGATTAAGTTAATTGGAGGCAATCCTAaggaatgggtcaaagaacaaatcatagaaacaataacttcattaaaaagaataataatgagacAATTCTCCAGAATTTGTAGGATTACAGCCAAAGCactacttaggggaaaattttctGTCTAGCACATGTCAACAAAAGCAGATCAATTAATTGAGCATTCAGCACGCGCGCTcgcacacacaccccaaaattaaaaatacccagttgaaaatcctgaaaattagagtaaaaaaattgaaagaaaaacattgaactaATAACTAGGAGCTGGCTGGGGAGAGAAGCAGTCAAATAGATAAACCagggtttaatttaatttaaaaccaaaaatgaaaagggcatCACCAGTGAAGGTGAAATGAAtgattaggagttattttgcccaagtTTATGCCAGAAAATTGACAATCCAAGTGAAATAAATAgagatttacaaaaatagaaatcagattaacagaacaggaaatagaatacttaaataccTCTAtcttaggaaaggaaattgaataagccatcgaTGAGCTCCCCAAGAAAAAGTtctcaggaccagatggattcacaagtgaattctaccaaacatttaaggaacaattaatagggattaattattttatataattattatataaactattttaaaaataggtaaataccggcttcagacacttgagacttactagctgtgtgaccctgggcaagtcacttaaccctcattgccccaccaaaaaaataagaataggtAAATAAGTAGTCGTACCAAATGCCTTTTTATGAtaaatatggggttttttttaacctaaaccaggcagagccaaaacaaaaaattatagaccaatttccctaatgaatatcaatgcaaaaattttaaatagaatattagtaatgagattacagcaatttatcaccagaataatatactgaccaggtgagatttatgccaggaatgcaaggctggttcaacattaggaaaactctcAACATAATCGACCAGTAACAAAACTAACCAGAATCACATGATtaatatcaatagatgcagaggaatctgattcagtgccataccaatcagactacctaaagatgattttagagagctagaaaaagtaacaATTCATCTGTAAGAACAAAGGGCAATATCGAGGGAACTAATAGAAACGCAACATTTGACAAAAGTTGCTGAGTaaacaaaactggaaagtagtttggaagaaactaggtatagatcaacatctcacactgtattaccaagataaagtcaaaatggatacaggaggggggcagctaggtggcacactggccttggattcaggaagacctgagttcaaatccagcctcagatacttaacatttactagctgtgtgaccctgggcaagtcacttaaccctcattgtcctgccccaaaacaaacaaaaaaatggataaaggatttagacataaagggtgatataagtaaattaggggaatgtggaatagtttacctgtcagatctctGGAAAAAGGATGAGTTGggtagtgcaccagccctggagtcaggagtacctgagttcaaatctggcctcagatacttaacatttactagctgtgtgaccctgggcaagtcacataaccccaattgcctcaccaaaaaaaaaaaaaaaaaaggacgagtttatgaccaaacaagagatagagaagatcacaggaagtaaaatggataatttgggttacattaaattaaaaaagcttttacacaaataaaactaatacagacagaatttgaaggaaaatgggaaataaaaatatttaccgCTAGAGGCCATTAAGGCTCCGGTGCTATTGGAGAAATCCACAAA contains:
- the KDM5C gene encoding lysine-specific demethylase 5C isoform X1, producing the protein MEAGSEDFVPPPECPVFEPSWAEFRDPLGYIAKIRPIAEKSGICKIRPPPDWQPPFAVEVDNFRFTPRIQRLNELEAQTRVKLNYLDQIAKFWEIQGSSLKIPNVERRILDLYSLSKIVVEEGGYEAISKDRRWARVAQRLNYPAGKNIGSLLRSHYERIVYPYEMYQSGANLVQCNTRPFDSEEKDKEYKPHSIPLRQSVQPSKFNSYGRRAKRLQPDPEPTEEDIEKNPELKKLQIYGAGPKMMGLGLMAKDKSLRKKDKDGPECPPTVVVKEEVGTELKLDPVSPKAELSHSPEPCTKMTMRLRRSQSNAQFIESYVCRMCTRGDEDDKLLLCDGCDDNYHIFCLLPPLPEIPKGIWRCPKCVMAECKRPPEAFGFEQATREYTLQSFGEMADSFKADYFNMPVHMVPTELVEKEFWRLVNSIEEDVTVEYGADIHSKEFGSGFPISDSTRSLSPEEEEYAASGWNLNVMPVLEQSVLCHINADISGMKVPWLYVGMVFSAFCWHIEDHWSYSINYLHWGEPKTWYGVPSFAAEHLEEVMKKLTPELFDSQPDLLHQLVTLMNPNTLMAHGVPVVRTNQCAGEFVITFPRAYHSGFNQGYNFAEAVNFCTADWLPAGRQCIEHYRRLRRYCVFSHEELICKMAACPEKLDLNLAAAVHKEMFIMVQEERRLRKALLEKGITEAEREAFELLPDDERQCAKCKTTCFLSALACYDCPDGLVCLSHIDDLCKCPTSKQYLRYRYTLDELPAMLHKLKVRAESFDTWASQVRTALELEDGRKRSLEELRALESEARERRFPHSELLQRLKDCLRQADACVSRALRLVSSQEPGGGEHRGPRAAPPQLTLEELREFIEEMSSLPCAMHQIGEVKGILEQVEAFRAQAQTALASLPASLSHLPGLLDQAQHLGVEVPETEQLKLQVQQAHWLDEVKRALAPPAQRGTLAVMRGLLASGADVAPSPAVDKARAELQELLAIAERWEEKAHLCLEARQKHPPATLEAIIREAENLPVHLPNILALKEALGKARAWIADVDEIQNGDHYPCLDDLEGLVAVGRDLPVSLEELRQLELQVLTAHSWREKASKTFLKKNSCYTLLEVLCPCADAGSESMKRDRWKREKELGLYRSDTELLGLSAQDLRDPGSVILAFKEGEQKEKEGILHLRRANAAKPCPSALQVTGPPSPESPSCVCGQAPVGEGALQCDLCRDWFHGCCVSAPRLSGFRPLSPPGPAPLAWWEWDTKFLCPLCMRSRRPRLETILALLVALQKLPVRLPEGEALQCLTERAIGWQGRARRALASRDVSALLGRLAELRQRLHRSPAAPRPQLSTLAPAPLRESRGSGSNSNSGSGSSGSSNSSELQAALENGDGMKNLEKANPGVGSDLELLSSLLPRLEGPVLELPEAARAPLEELMMEGDLLEVTLDENHSIWQLLQAGRPPDLPRLRTLIELEKVERQGIRGRSRAPEKRRRRKGERTSGECTEVTREELEPKRARGPVPTEAEEVLEEEEEEEGEAEGTRARDEDLPPAGSLRSPSPPLSQNRPEVRPGSQGGGPSACPSTICPLPTSPHHSEQQQL
- the KDM5C gene encoding lysine-specific demethylase 5C isoform X2; this encodes MEAGSEDFVPPPECPVFEPSWAEFRDPLGYIAKIRPIAEKSGICKIRPPPDWQPPFAVEVDNFRFTPRIQRLNELEAQTRVKLNYLDQIAKFWEIQGSSLKIPNVERRILDLYSLSKIVVEEGGYEAISKDRRWARVAQRLNYPAGKNIGSLLRSHYERIVYPYEMYQSGANLVCNTRPFDSEEKDKEYKPHSIPLRQSVQPSKFNSYGRRAKRLQPDPEPTEEDIEKNPELKKLQIYGAGPKMMGLGLMAKDKSLRKKDKDGPECPPTVVVKEEVGTELKLDPVSPKAELSHSPEPCTKMTMRLRRSQSNAQFIESYVCRMCTRGDEDDKLLLCDGCDDNYHIFCLLPPLPEIPKGIWRCPKCVMAECKRPPEAFGFEQATREYTLQSFGEMADSFKADYFNMPVHMVPTELVEKEFWRLVNSIEEDVTVEYGADIHSKEFGSGFPISDSTRSLSPEEEEYAASGWNLNVMPVLEQSVLCHINADISGMKVPWLYVGMVFSAFCWHIEDHWSYSINYLHWGEPKTWYGVPSFAAEHLEEVMKKLTPELFDSQPDLLHQLVTLMNPNTLMAHGVPVVRTNQCAGEFVITFPRAYHSGFNQGYNFAEAVNFCTADWLPAGRQCIEHYRRLRRYCVFSHEELICKMAACPEKLDLNLAAAVHKEMFIMVQEERRLRKALLEKGITEAEREAFELLPDDERQCAKCKTTCFLSALACYDCPDGLVCLSHIDDLCKCPTSKQYLRYRYTLDELPAMLHKLKVRAESFDTWASQVRTALELEDGRKRSLEELRALESEARERRFPHSELLQRLKDCLRQADACVSRALRLVSSQEPGGGEHRGPRAAPPQLTLEELREFIEEMSSLPCAMHQIGEVKGILEQVEAFRAQAQTALASLPASLSHLPGLLDQAQHLGVEVPETEQLKLQVQQAHWLDEVKRALAPPAQRGTLAVMRGLLASGADVAPSPAVDKARAELQELLAIAERWEEKAHLCLEARQKHPPATLEAIIREAENLPVHLPNILALKEALGKARAWIADVDEIQNGDHYPCLDDLEGLVAVGRDLPVSLEELRQLELQVLTAHSWREKASKTFLKKNSCYTLLEVLCPCADAGSESMKRDRWKREKELGLYRSDTELLGLSAQDLRDPGSVILAFKEGEQKEKEGILHLRRANAAKPCPSALQVTGPPSPESPSCVCGQAPVGEGALQCDLCRDWFHGCCVSAPRLSGFRPLSPPGPAPLAWWEWDTKFLCPLCMRSRRPRLETILALLVALQKLPVRLPEGEALQCLTERAIGWQGRARRALASRDVSALLGRLAELRQRLHRSPAAPRPQLSTLAPAPLRESRGSGSNSNSGSGSSGSSNSSELQAALENGDGMKNLEKANPGVGSDLELLSSLLPRLEGPVLELPEAARAPLEELMMEGDLLEVTLDENHSIWQLLQAGRPPDLPRLRTLIELEKVERQGIRGRSRAPEKRRRRKGERTSGECTEVTREELEPKRARGPVPTEAEEVLEEEEEEEGEAEGTRARDEDLPPAGSLRSPSPPLSQNRPEVRPGSQGGGPSACPSTICPLPTSPHHSEQQQL